Proteins found in one Takifugu rubripes chromosome 17, fTakRub1.2, whole genome shotgun sequence genomic segment:
- the cusr gene encoding uncharacterized protein cusr — MWLLTAALLVSSLDSLFCSGFVAHLNMRGVTGRISFNSTSQTADVRLSGAGSCGSLNFSISEFPVMYGHYPQPCSEGNIGSSVFAFAADPRSPSTVDMSRLFERRPDLDDLSLTVQTCEAATVCAVVSGGDTWLTQQARFYGPIAGNVYIRLRAGRAGAHILSDLATNGQIAGSPADVTLFGSKSTAASCHVLLGSLDPSALSRLGTLKLGTPLQPAKSRLDVTGFDTHTAFLLLPVGSSYECAQIYPLPEKQVSAVMNMRGIKGYLRFRQASPFDATEVRVNLTNLQSRVGPFHVHRFPVPPVRPPPESICSNDNVGGHWNPFGLNMSDPSYPKRPGSTLDMYEIGDLSGKHLFLTDLNEVDVTFTDSSLPLFGPNSIVGRSIVIHLRNGARFVCASIGYPGEVTVARARFRSRVVGEIWFTQLKNSPLSDVSIFMDLSYGNPTMDPTKYHNWHVHRYPISSERDDDEGSCSTTGAHWNPSNVSIEESSYPLHCGPSSPLSCEVGDLSSKLDAINLSPKVGGVEGKNFFTDVTSWLSESGLSGRSIVIHQEGRGNPRIACANITRVRLPKASSGSWFGPEMSGGQILFSQEFPHGPTTLNVSLMNLSSLAGGYHVHILPIKQGSTEPCSNKNIQGHWNPLAWNTSNNPAPGAGTVDQYEIGDISGKFGMLSGLNQYQAVYLDPSLPLTGPYSIVGRSLVVHYLNGSRMQCADIQADRDPDGQWISATAVFSGPVTGAVALRQQVFPDGSGSEVTMEVTLQSSPNDDAQPLTEASLFINSMRSDGGRCGGVGGTFNPFNMTPGSSTCSLESPLSCVVGEISARHGACSLTDRRVHTVSNVDLSGDFTVVHRSVVLKNGDSIVGCADILPDSPSAEQTFPNVAEFSRYDFRKRVASVLQMEMGRITILGDSPSPAAGGRCQTVGYMISGHVSTEFLKSVKTNEKMGKFKESHSCTRSAGVPFKPGTRLLCWMFASVCLLPFILH; from the exons ATGTGGCTCCTCACAGCTGCCCTGCTGGTGTCTTCACTGG ATTCGCTTTTCTGCAGTGGCTTTGTTGCGCACCTGAACATGAGGGGCGTCACCGGACGGATTTCGTTTAACTCCACATCTCAGACGGCCGACGTCCGACTGTCAGGTGCCGGATCCTGCGGCTCCCTTAACTTTTCCATCAGCGAGTTCCCCGTCATGTACGGCCATTATCCTCAGCCCTGTTCGGAAGGGAATATCGGCTCCAGCGTCTTCGCCTTCGCGGCAGACCCCCGTTCGCCCTCCACCGTCGACATGTCGCGCCTTTTTGAGCGCCGCCCGGACCTCGACGACCTATCGCTGACTGTGCAGACATGCGAGGCCGCTACAGTCTGCGCTGTTGTGAGTGGGGGCGACACCTGGCTGACTCAGCAGGCCAGGTTCTACGGTCCCATCGCAGGTAATGTTTACATCCGGCTTCGTGCGGGACGGGCCGGGGCCCACATTCTTTCTGACCTGGCGACGAACGGGCAGATCGCCGGTTCGCCGGCTGACGTCACCCTGTTTGGATCTAAAAGCACTGCTGCAAGCTGCCACGTCCTCCTGGGAAGCTTAGATCCCTCAGCTTTGTCCCGGCTGGGCACGCTAAAACTCGGAACCCCGTTGCAGCCGGCAAAGTCCCGCCTAGATGTGACCGGCTTCGACACACACACGGCttttctcctgcttcctgtcggGTCAAGTTACGAGTGTGCGCAAATTTACCCGCTGCCGGAGAAGCAGGTGAGCGCCGTTATGAACATGAGAGGGATTAAAGGTTACCTCCGCTTCCGACAGGCTTCCCCGTTTGATGCGACGGAAGTGAGGGTGAACCTGACTAACCTGCAGAGCAGGGTCGGGCCTTTCCACGTCCACAGGTTTCCCGTCCCTCCAGTCAGGCCACCCCCAGAGAGCATCTGCTCCAACGATAATGTGGGCGGTCACTGGAATCCGTTCGGACTGAACATGAGCGACCCATCATATCCCAAACGGCCCGGCTCGACATTGGACATGTACGAGATCGGCGACCTCAGCGGAAAGCACCTGTTCCTGACAGATCTAAACGAGGTGGACGTGACGTTTACTGACTCCAGTCTCCCTCTTTTTGGACCCAACAGCATTGTGGGTCGCTCTATCGTCATACACCTAAGAAATGGCGCCAGGTTTGTCTGCGCCAGCATCGGTTACCCCGGTGAGGTGACCGTAGCCAGAGCTAGGTTTCGGAGCCGCGTGGTCGGCGAAATCTGGTTCACGCAACTGAAAAACAGCCCTCTGTCTGACGTGTCCATCTTCATGGATCTATCATATGGAAACCCCACAATGGATCCGACCAAATACCACAACTGGCATGTTCACAGATACCCCATCAGCTCAGAGAGGGACGATGATGAAGGGTCCTGCAGCACAACAGGGGCCCACTGGAACCCTTCTAACGTCAGCATAGAAGAGAGCAGCTACCCTCTCCACTGCGGCCCGTCCAGTCCCTTGTCCTGTGAGGTCGGCGATCTCTCCAGCAAACTCGACGCCATCAACCTGAGCCCAAAAGTGGGCGGAGTGGAAGGAAAGAACTTCTTCACCGACGTCACGTCCTGGTTATCTGAGTCAGGCCTCAGTGGTCGTTCTATAGTTATCCATCAAGAAGGAAGGGGTAACCCACGGATCGCATGTGCTAACATCACAAGGGTGAGACTCCCGAAGGCTAGCTCAGGTAGCTGGTTCGGCCCCGAAATGTCTGGTGGTCAAATTCTTTTCTCTCAGGAATTCCCTCACGGCCCCACAACCCTGAATGTTTCCCTGATGAACTTGTCATCTTTAGCTGGAGGATACCACGTTCACATTCTTCCCATCAAACAGGGCAGCACTGAGCCCTGTTCTAACAAAAACATCCAGGGACATTGGAACCCTTTAGCCTGGAACACATCAAACAACCCGGCACCAGGAGCTGGCACCGTAGACCAGTACGAGATCGGGGACATCAGTGGAAAATTTGGGATGCTCAGCGGCCTCAACCAGTATCAGGCTGTATACCTGGACCCCAGCTTGCCCTTAACTGGACCCTACAGCATAGTGGGACGGTCACTAGTGGTTCATTACCTTAATGGATCAAG AATGCAATGTGCTGACATCCAGGCCGACAGGGATCCCGACGGACAGTGGATCTCCGCCACGGCTGTTTTCAGTGGTCCCGTGACCGGGGCGGTGGCACTG CGGCAGCAGGTGTTTCCTGACGGCAGCGGCAGCGAGGTCACGATGGAGGTGACGCTGCAGTCGTCGCCCAACGACGACGCACAACCG CTCACGGAAGCGTCGCTGTTCATCAACAGCATGAGGAGCGACGGCGGTCGATGCGGCGGAGTCGGGGGAACGTTCAACCCGTTTAACATGACCCCCGGG AGCTCCACCTGCTCGCTAGAAAGCCCCCTGAGCTGCGTGGTCGGGGAGATATCAGCCAGACACGGCGCCTGCAGCTTGACCGACAGACGGGTTCACACAGTCAGCAACGTCGACCTCTCTGGAGACTTCACAG TGGTTCACAGGTCGGTGGTGCTGAAGAACGGGGACAGCATCGTCGGCTGTGCCGACATCCTGCCGGACTCCCCTTCAGCAGAGCAGACCTTCCCCAACGTGGCCGAGTTCAGCAG ATATGACTTCCGTAAAAGAGTTGCGAGCGTTCTGCAGATGGAAATGGGGAGAATCACCATTCTGGGCGACTCCCCCAGCCCTGCGGCCGGCGGCCGCTGCCAGACAGTCGGTTACATGATATCAG GTCATGTAAGCACAGAATTTCTGAAGTCTGTCAAAACCAATGAGAAGATGGGCAAGTTCAAAGAATCCCATTCATGTACAA gaagtgcaggtgTCCCATTTAAACCAGGGACACGTCTCCTTTGCTGGATGTTTGCTTCCGTCTGCCTGCTGCCTTTTATTCTCCATTAA
- the xpnpep1 gene encoding xaa-Pro aminopeptidase 1 isoform X1 produces the protein MCGGRLTADSAMSPKITGELIRKLRQAMKSCKYFAEPIQAYIVPSGDAHQSEYIAPCDCRREYICGFNGSAGTAIITEQHAAMWTDGRYFLQASQQMDNNWTLMKMGLKETPSQEDWLISVLPENSKVGVDPWIIAADQWKNMSKALTGAGHSLVAMQDNLIDVVWTDRPERPSTQLRTLGLEYTGLSWHDKVTALRAKMTERKISWFVATALDEIAWLFNLRGADIEYNPVFFAYTIVGLNTIRLFVDTKRLTDPALRGHLELDSPSQPELRILTFPYESVYTELQAICAALGPKDKVWICDKASRALTQLLPKANRSPIPYTPLCLSKAVKNATEIQGMKVAHIKDAVALCELFAWLEKEIPKGNVTEISAADKAEELRSQQKDFVGLSFPTISGVGPNGAVIHYRPLPETNRTLSMNEVYLIDSGAQYIDGTTDVTRTVHFGTPSAFEKECFTCVLKGHIAVSAAVFPNGTKGHLLDSFARAALWDSGLDYLHGTGHGVGCFLNVHEGPCGISYKTFADEPLEAGMIVSDEPGYYEDGAFGIRIENVVLVVPAQPKYNYRNRGSLTFEPLTLVPIQVKMINTALLTQKERDWLNEYHRTCREVIGAELERQGRKEALEWLVRETQPVI, from the exons ATGTGCGGCGGGCGTTTGACGGCTG acTCAGCCATGTCTCCAAAGATCACAGGAGAGCTGATCAGGAAGCTCCGCCAGGCTATGAAGAGTTGTAAATACTTTGCTGAACCCATACAGGCTTACATAGTCCCTTCTGGAGATGCACATCAG AGTGAATACATTGCGCCATGTGACTGCAGACGTGAATACATCTGCGGCTTCAATGGCTCCGCAG GTACAGCCATCATCACAGAGCAGCACGCCGCCATGTGGACCGATGGGCGATACTTCCTCCAGGCCAGTCAGCAGATGGACAACAACTGGACTCTGATGAAGATGG GGCTGAAAGAGACGCCTTCCCAGGAGGACTGGCTGATTAGTGTCCTGCCAGAAAACTCCAAAGTGGGAGTGGATCCTTGGATCATTGCTGCTG ATCAGTGGAAGAACATGTCGAAGGCCTTGACCGGGGCCGGTCACTCCCTGGTGGCCATGCAGGACAACTTAATTGATGTGGTCTGGACCGACCGCCCAGAGAGACCGAGCACGCAGCTCCGCACCTTAGGTCTGGAGTACACAG GTTTGTCCTGGCACGACAAGGTGACGGCGCTACGAGCCAAGATGACCGAAAGGAAAATCAGCTGGTTCGTTGCTACGGCCCTGGATGAGATTGCGT GGCTTTTTAACCTCCGAGGTGCAGACATTGAGTACAACCCAGTTTTCTTTGCCTATACCATCGTGGGGCTGAATACAATAAG ACTCTTCGTGGACACGAAGCGTCTGACTGACCCCGCGTTGAGAGGACACCTCGAGCTGGACTCTCCCAGCCAGCCCGAGCTGAGAATCCTAACGTTCCCGTACGAGTCGGTCTACACCGAGCTGCAGGCCATCTGCGCGGCGCTCGGCCCCAAAGACAAAGTCTGGATCTGCGACAAGGCCAGCCGCGCCCTCACGCAGCTCCTCCCCAag GCCAACAGGAGCCCAATTCCATACACTCCTCTCTGCCTGTCCAAGGCCGTGAAGAACGCCACTGAGATCCAGGGCATGAAAGTGGCTCAT ATCAAAGATGCGGTCGCGCTGTGTGAGCTCTTTGCTTGGTTGGAAAAAGAG ATTCCTAAAGGCAACGTGACCGAGATCTCTGCTGCTGATAAAGCTGAAGAGTTACGGAG ccaACAGAAAGATTTTGTTGGTCTCAGTTTCCCAACTATCTCCGGTGTGGGTCCAAATGGAGCAGTCATACATTACAG aCCCCTGCCTGAAACCAACAGAACCCTCTCTATGAATGAAGTTTACCTGATCGACTCTGGGGCTCAGTACAT TGATGGAACCACAGATGTGACGCGCACGGTGCACTTCGGGACACCATCTGCCTTTGAGAAG GAGTGTTTCACCTGCGTCCTGAAGGGACACATAGCCGTCAGTGCTGCAGTTTTCCCCAATGGAACCAAAG GTCACCTGCTGGACTCCTTCGCCCGTGCTGCCCTTTGGGATTCGGGGCTGGACTACCTACACGGCACCGGTCACGGCGTGGGCTGCTTCCTCAACGTCCATGAGGGACCCTGCGGCATCAGCTACAAGACCTTTGCTGACGAACCTCTGGAAGCTGGAATGATCGTCAGTGATG AACCTGGTTATTATGAGGACGGAGCTTTTGGAATTCGTATTGAAAACGTTGTTCTGGTTGTACCTGCTCAGCCAAAA tacaaCTACAGGAACAGGGGCAGCCTGACGTTTGAGCCCCTCACTCTGGTTCCTATTCAAGTGAAAATGATAAACACAGCACTGCTCACCCAGAAGGAG CGGGACTGGCTGAACGAGTACCACAGGACGTGCCGGGAGGTGattggagcagagctggagcggCAGGGCAGGAAGGAGGCCCTGGAGTGGCTGGTCAGAGAGACCCAGCCAGTCATCTGA
- the xpnpep1 gene encoding xaa-Pro aminopeptidase 1 isoform X2, with protein sequence MSPKITGELIRKLRQAMKSCKYFAEPIQAYIVPSGDAHQSEYIAPCDCRREYICGFNGSAGTAIITEQHAAMWTDGRYFLQASQQMDNNWTLMKMGLKETPSQEDWLISVLPENSKVGVDPWIIAADQWKNMSKALTGAGHSLVAMQDNLIDVVWTDRPERPSTQLRTLGLEYTGLSWHDKVTALRAKMTERKISWFVATALDEIAWLFNLRGADIEYNPVFFAYTIVGLNTIRLFVDTKRLTDPALRGHLELDSPSQPELRILTFPYESVYTELQAICAALGPKDKVWICDKASRALTQLLPKANRSPIPYTPLCLSKAVKNATEIQGMKVAHIKDAVALCELFAWLEKEIPKGNVTEISAADKAEELRSQQKDFVGLSFPTISGVGPNGAVIHYRPLPETNRTLSMNEVYLIDSGAQYIDGTTDVTRTVHFGTPSAFEKECFTCVLKGHIAVSAAVFPNGTKGHLLDSFARAALWDSGLDYLHGTGHGVGCFLNVHEGPCGISYKTFADEPLEAGMIVSDEPGYYEDGAFGIRIENVVLVVPAQPKYNYRNRGSLTFEPLTLVPIQVKMINTALLTQKERDWLNEYHRTCREVIGAELERQGRKEALEWLVRETQPVI encoded by the exons ATGTCTCCAAAGATCACAGGAGAGCTGATCAGGAAGCTCCGCCAGGCTATGAAGAGTTGTAAATACTTTGCTGAACCCATACAGGCTTACATAGTCCCTTCTGGAGATGCACATCAG AGTGAATACATTGCGCCATGTGACTGCAGACGTGAATACATCTGCGGCTTCAATGGCTCCGCAG GTACAGCCATCATCACAGAGCAGCACGCCGCCATGTGGACCGATGGGCGATACTTCCTCCAGGCCAGTCAGCAGATGGACAACAACTGGACTCTGATGAAGATGG GGCTGAAAGAGACGCCTTCCCAGGAGGACTGGCTGATTAGTGTCCTGCCAGAAAACTCCAAAGTGGGAGTGGATCCTTGGATCATTGCTGCTG ATCAGTGGAAGAACATGTCGAAGGCCTTGACCGGGGCCGGTCACTCCCTGGTGGCCATGCAGGACAACTTAATTGATGTGGTCTGGACCGACCGCCCAGAGAGACCGAGCACGCAGCTCCGCACCTTAGGTCTGGAGTACACAG GTTTGTCCTGGCACGACAAGGTGACGGCGCTACGAGCCAAGATGACCGAAAGGAAAATCAGCTGGTTCGTTGCTACGGCCCTGGATGAGATTGCGT GGCTTTTTAACCTCCGAGGTGCAGACATTGAGTACAACCCAGTTTTCTTTGCCTATACCATCGTGGGGCTGAATACAATAAG ACTCTTCGTGGACACGAAGCGTCTGACTGACCCCGCGTTGAGAGGACACCTCGAGCTGGACTCTCCCAGCCAGCCCGAGCTGAGAATCCTAACGTTCCCGTACGAGTCGGTCTACACCGAGCTGCAGGCCATCTGCGCGGCGCTCGGCCCCAAAGACAAAGTCTGGATCTGCGACAAGGCCAGCCGCGCCCTCACGCAGCTCCTCCCCAag GCCAACAGGAGCCCAATTCCATACACTCCTCTCTGCCTGTCCAAGGCCGTGAAGAACGCCACTGAGATCCAGGGCATGAAAGTGGCTCAT ATCAAAGATGCGGTCGCGCTGTGTGAGCTCTTTGCTTGGTTGGAAAAAGAG ATTCCTAAAGGCAACGTGACCGAGATCTCTGCTGCTGATAAAGCTGAAGAGTTACGGAG ccaACAGAAAGATTTTGTTGGTCTCAGTTTCCCAACTATCTCCGGTGTGGGTCCAAATGGAGCAGTCATACATTACAG aCCCCTGCCTGAAACCAACAGAACCCTCTCTATGAATGAAGTTTACCTGATCGACTCTGGGGCTCAGTACAT TGATGGAACCACAGATGTGACGCGCACGGTGCACTTCGGGACACCATCTGCCTTTGAGAAG GAGTGTTTCACCTGCGTCCTGAAGGGACACATAGCCGTCAGTGCTGCAGTTTTCCCCAATGGAACCAAAG GTCACCTGCTGGACTCCTTCGCCCGTGCTGCCCTTTGGGATTCGGGGCTGGACTACCTACACGGCACCGGTCACGGCGTGGGCTGCTTCCTCAACGTCCATGAGGGACCCTGCGGCATCAGCTACAAGACCTTTGCTGACGAACCTCTGGAAGCTGGAATGATCGTCAGTGATG AACCTGGTTATTATGAGGACGGAGCTTTTGGAATTCGTATTGAAAACGTTGTTCTGGTTGTACCTGCTCAGCCAAAA tacaaCTACAGGAACAGGGGCAGCCTGACGTTTGAGCCCCTCACTCTGGTTCCTATTCAAGTGAAAATGATAAACACAGCACTGCTCACCCAGAAGGAG CGGGACTGGCTGAACGAGTACCACAGGACGTGCCGGGAGGTGattggagcagagctggagcggCAGGGCAGGAAGGAGGCCCTGGAGTGGCTGGTCAGAGAGACCCAGCCAGTCATCTGA